From the Colletotrichum lupini chromosome 10, complete sequence genome, one window contains:
- a CDS encoding glycoprotein X produces MRWTSLLALGALAASVTAQDGGAVFARQNDSYAEPSGAYSVAPLPEASSSASLKPSPSPSPSPEPQQSSEPTATPSASATKEPVAEPASSVEAQPAPTTTSADKKSPDYGTDTDDCSHWASKCPWGQTVTVTEKQVSTVTEKQVSTVTEKQISTLTVEKPVVSTLTIVSKETVYTTQAFTTTDYETKTIVKEAPAYIPNILNPPSHTRLLILFYLLYNDFNVPPSLSDKGALLKRDEERAPRQNVDNIRIVGPCDPVDAPGPTTSPVPTYGGGYGRKRTPQQVCRTTTTTIWKTSTTKVTEVVPVPTTIVQTQKQTIQLPASIETQQVTQTREVTATRIHTSVSTLVSTVVSTEIIPTTVISSKTQYVTTTYTTLKTYYITDTITETQKQPPTTIFETKERTATITQPVTRTATQISTTTIISTLVYTTSIPYTITSDHTITKTSYSVSTFTSLVTYTSPVTITASYTEFQTATATATRTATATNKQTEYLTSLTTVFVSTTLFETLTLSTSYPVTIPITVTNDRTIRETFYSTVVETSVRTIVSSYPVTRTVTQTSPPQTVTQPASTVTLPPVTTTTTISGEAVTITLPASTITIPVTATITGPGETITRPGETITRPASTVTLPPVTTTTTISGEAVTITLPASTITIPVTATITGPGETVTRPAETITLPPETVITTIAGEITTLTLPASTITLPGVTDVITVTPPPATITLPGSTVVSTIAGELTTITLPGTTLTLVTTQVNTVTLPPSVTTLPGSTIVTTVVETAPASTLTITRDGSTITSIVPGPTSFVVSTLTLPPVTVTLPPSTVTEITACPAPTNTPGLNSAAEYNPRSNLTWGCQPGYVCNPPKPAGCNLWADPPADNYICAPQNCIPAPPVTLANWKENETSYYPVNEGYFNLNPNAFGLPFDIFEYEVIVTKVKGKKGHKKTTITTGNWASATELTHYPPTAKPTITSSPTPTSSAEIGKHAYKHKQEGKTYERRDFFGKRDVTIAPAICFDNCNNVYIEVQTVGKNPQICLAGSAFQMNLETCRQCVIDNADDGKETLRLYIEPQFQQWLVYCTGEAPQTSSSATILPPQSQASGTATLTTASQGAGSSDTSAVPIPGSTTTTTAEVSTTITPTPTPTPSPSTSVAASSTSSPVSTAESSQSSSSSSPSVSPTPSDTTSAATISSGSTAVTSSLSTTTSAAISTSSTSAGIPTPTGSVSSGSPSASSASGTSIASSSASGSSAPSQSSSPASASSLSTATLSSVSSAPSGTATNGPGSSPSASIPSESASDGPTTSAGSASTATGGSGGSTSETSAPSSTVSSPSTTSTGPVTAAAVKPATSTILAILAPLMVLLLL; encoded by the exons ATGCGTTGGACATCACTCCTGGCCTTGGGTGCCTTGGCCGCCAGTGTCACGGCACAAGACGGCGGAGCAGTATTTGCGAGACAGAATGATTCCTATGCTGAGCCGTCTGGTGCATACTCGGTTGCCCCTTTGCCAGAAGCCTCATCTTCGGCTTCACTTAAGCCTTCACCCTCGCCATCGCCATCGCCTGAACCTCAACAGTCGTCGGAACCGACAGCGACGCCCTCGGCCTCAGCTACCAAGGAGCCCGTCGCAGAACCAGCTTCTTCAGTTGAAGCCCAGCCCGCTCCCACAACCACCAGCGCCGACAAGAAGTCGCCAGACTATGGCACCGATACCGATGACTGTAGCCACTGGGCCTCGAAGTGCCCCTGGGGACAGACTGTGACCGTCACCGAGAAGCAGGTTTCGACTGTCACTGAGAAGCAGGTCTCGACTGTTACGGAAAAGCAGATCTCGACCTTGACCGTTGAGAAGCCGGTTGTTTCCAC CCTCACAATCGTCTCCAAAGAGACTGTGTACACCACGCAAGCCTTCACTACGACAGATTACGAGACCAAGACAATTGTGAAG GAAGCTCCCGCGTACATCCCAAACATTCTCAACCCACCAAGCCATACCcggctccttatcctcttctaTCTCCTCTACAACGATTTCAACGTCCCGCCTTCTCTATCCGACAAAGGCGCCTTGTTGAAGAGAGACGAGGAGAGGGCGCCGAGACAGAATGTAGACAACATACGGATCGTGGGTCC TTGCGATCCTGTAGATGCTCCTGGTCCAACCACCTCCCCCGTCCCAACTTATGGAGGTGGCTATGGCAGGAAGCGAACTCCTCAGCAAGTCTGCCGGACGACCACAACCACAATTTGGAAGACGAGCACGACAAAGGTCACGGAAGTCGTCCCAGTTCCTACCACAATCGTACAGACGCAGAAGCAGACAATCCAACTCCCTGCATCCATCGAGACGCAACAGGTCACGCAGACGCGAGAGGTCACTGCTACTCGGATTCATACTTCCGTCTCGACTTTGGTCTCCACCGTTGTATCGACCGAGATCATTCCAACGACAGTGATCTCAAGCAAAACTCAATACGTGACCACGACTTACACGACATTGAAGACCTACTATATCACGGACACTATTACAGAGACTCAGAAACAGCCACCAACCACGATCTTCGAGACCAAAGAGCGAACGGCAACAATCACTCAGCCTGTGACTCGGACGGCTACTCAGATTTCAACGACCACAATCATCTCGACCCTTGTGTATACGACAAGCATCCCATACACTATTACCTCTGATCACACAATCACCAAGACTTCCTACTCTGTGTCCACTTTCACAAGTCTCGTTACTTACACTTCACCAGTGACCATAACTGCGTCTTACACGGAATTCCAAACAGCAACGGCAACGGCCACGAGAACCGCAACTGCCACGAACAAACAGACAGAATATTTGACTTCGCTGACAACGGTCTTCGTCTCAACGACTCTCTTCGAAACTCTCACTCTGTCGACGAGTTATCCAGTGACTATTCCCATAACCGTCACCAACGACAGGACGATTCGGGAGACGTTTTACTCGACTGTCGTGGAAACTTCTGTGAGAACGATAGTTTCTTCCTATCCAGTCACTCGAACAGTCACGCAAACCTCACCTCCGCAGACCGTTACTCAGCCTGCTTCAACAGTGACTCTTCCGCCAGTTACGACTACGACAACGATTTCTGGGGAGGCCGTCACGATCACCTTGCCTGCTTCAACCATCACCATTCCTGTGACCGCCACTATTACAGGACCCGGGGAGACGATTACTCGTCCTGGTGAGACGATCACTCGGCCTGCTTCAACCGTCACCCTTCCGCCAGTCACAACTACGACAACGATTTCTGGGGAGGCCGTTACAATCACCTTGCCTGCTTCAACCATCACAATTCCTGTGACCGCCACTATCACGGGGCCCGGAGAGACGGTAACGCGTCCCGCTGAGACGATTACCCTGCCGCCCGAAACGGTTATCACTACGATTGCCGGTGAAATCACGACTCTCACCCTGCCAGCATCTACAATTACTCTGCCAGGAGTCACAGATGTCATCACCGTCACACCTCCTCCTGCAACCATCACTCTTCCCGGATCGACTGTGGTTTCGACAATTGCAGGCGAGCTAACGACAATCACCTTACCCGGAACCACATTGACTCTGGTCACCACTCAAGTAAACACGGTTACTCTGCCTCCCTCTGTGACGACTTTGCCTGGTTCAACAATTGTGACTACGGTCGTCGAGACTGCGCCTGCATCGACATTGACCATCACTCGCGACGGTTCGACAATAACCAGCATCGTGCCAGGGCCGACATCTTTCGTCGTTTCGACCTTAACGTTGCCCCCGGTCACCGTTACCTTGCCACCTTCAACGGTCACAGAGATCACGGCTTGCCCGGCCCCAACGAACACTCCGGGATTAAACTCTGCGGCCGAATACAACCCGAGGTCCAACCTGACGTGGGGCTGTCAACCCGGATACGTCTGCAACCCTCCCAAGCCGGCCGGCTGCAACCTATGGGCAGACCCGCCAGCAGACAATTATATCTGTGCCCCGCAGAACTGTATTCCAGCACCGCCTGTCACTCTAGCAAATTGGAAGGAGAATGAGACAAGCTACTATCCAGTGAATGAGGGATACTTCAACCTAAATCCAAATGCCTTTGGTCTTCCTTTTGACATCTTTGAGTACGAAGTCATTGTGACCAAGGTGAAGGGTAAGAAGGGACACAAGAAGACGACCATCACGACCGGAAACTGGGCTTCAGCTACGGAGCTAACTCACTATCCTCCGACCGCCAAACCCACGATCACGTCTTCCCCTACCCCTACATCCTCTGCTGAGATTGGCAAACACGCCTACAAGCATAAGCAGGAGGGCAAGACCTATGAGCGCCGTGATTTCTTCGGCAAGCGAGATGTTACGATCGCCCCTGCCATCTGCTTCGACAATTGCAACAATGTTTATATCGAGGTTCAGACCGTGGGCAAAAACCCTCAGATTTGCTTAGCGGGCTCCGCCTTCCAGATGAACCTCGAGACTTGCAGGCAATGCGTGATAGACAACGCCGATGACGGGAAGGAGACTCTGCGTCTTTACATCGAACCACAATTCCAGCAGTGGCTAGTATACTGCACCGGCGAGGCACCGCAGACTTCGTCTTCCGCAACTATCCTGCCACCCCAGAGTCAAGCAAGCGGCACGGCTACACTCACGACAGCAAGCCAGGGGGCCGGTTCCAGTGATACTTCGGCTGTCCCTATTCCGGGGTCAACCACAACCACCACTGCTGAGGTGTCTACCACGATTACACCTACTCCCACTCCCACACCGTCTCCTAGCACGAGCGTGGCAGCGTCTTCTACATCCTCGCCTGTCAGCACAGCAGAAAGCTCTCAGTCGTCATCCAGCTCTAGCCCTTCGGTCTCTCCCACGCCATCTGACACGACCTCCGCGGCCACGATTAGCTCCGGATCCACTGCCGTGACTTCCAGCCTTTCAACAACGACGTCTGCCGCCATTTCGACAAGCTCGACTTCTGCTGGAATTCCTACTCCGACCGGAAGCGTCTCCTCGGGTTCTCCAAGCGCTTCGAGTGCCTCAGGTACTTCAATTGCTTCGAGTTCCGCTAGCGGGTCAAGCGCTCCAAGTCAGTCGAGTTCTCCAGCAAGCGCGTCATCACTCTCCACGGCAACTTTATCTTCGGTATCATCAGCACCGTCCGGAACAGCGACAAACGGTCCTGGCTCGAGTCCGTCGGCTTCAATCCCCTCAGAATCCGCGTCTGACGGTCCAACCACCTCAGCCGGATCAGCATCTACGGCAACTGGCGGGTCTGGAGGCTCTACATCCGAAACCTCAGCGCCATCCTCGACTGTGTCTTCTCCAAGCACCACTTCGACAGGCCCCGTCACAGCCGCAGCAGTCAAGCCCGCCACCTCGACCATCCTCGCCATACTGGCGCCGCTCATGGTTCTTCTACTCCTCTAA